The Parus major isolate Abel chromosome Z, Parus_major1.1, whole genome shotgun sequence genome has a window encoding:
- the ZNF131 gene encoding zinc finger protein 131 isoform X6, protein MKTHSTENYKCDICNKRYLRESALKQHLTCYHLDEGGASKKQRPGKKIHVCQYCDKQFDHFGHFKEHLRKHTGEKPFECPNCHERFARNSTLKCHLTACQSGAGAKKGRKKLYECQVCNSVFNSWDQFKDHLVIHTGDKPNHCTLCDLWFMQGSELRRHLKEMHNISELLVTEEVLPVEAMEAEPVTSMTIIEQVEQVHVLPVIQVQVDPAQVTVEQMHQDLIQDNQVKGTQMEELQEQVQISYLEVEHIQTEQGAEVHVEQLHVEHVNQIQMEEVQAELIDGTDLEQVEYQSVDQGETEEKDPNQADDADKEHHEQAEDLKTQQLVDTQNAKVDD, encoded by the exons ATGAAAACACACTCTACTGAGAATTACAAATGTGACATATGCAATAAAAGATACCTACGAGAGAGTGCTTTGAAACAGCACCTCACCTGTTACCACCTTGATGAAGGTGGTGCCAGCAAGAAGCAAAGACCTGGCAAGAAAATACATGTATGCCAGTACTGTGACAAGCAGTTTGATCACTTTGGGCATTTTAAAGAGCACCTTCGGAAGCACACAG GTGAAAAACCCTTTGAATGTCCCAACTGCCATGAACGTTTTGCTCGGAATAGCACTCTCAAATGTCACCTGACAGCCTGTCAGTCAGGAGCTGGCGctaaaaagggaagaaagaagcttTATGAATGTCAG GTTTGTAACAGCGTGTTTAACAGCTGGGATCAGTTCAAAGACCACTTGGTAATACACACTGGTGACAAACCCAACCACTGTACCTTATGTGATTTGTGGTTTATGCAAGGCAGTGAGCTGAGAAGGCATCTCAAAGAAATGCACAATATTTCAGAACTGTTAGTGACAGAAGAGGTTCTTCCAGTGGAAGCTATGGAAGCTGAACCAGTAACATCAATGACAATAATAGAACAAGTTGAGCAAGTGCATGTCCTACCAGTAATTCAGGTACAAGTGGATCCTGCACAGGTAACTGTGGAACAGATGCACCAGGATCTCATACAGGACAATCAAGTGAAAGGCACACAGATGGAGGAACTACAGGAACAGGTGCAGATTAGTTACTTGGAAGTTGAACACATTCAGACTGAACAAGGTGCAGAAGTTCATGTGGAGCAGTTACATGTTGAGCATGTAAATCAAATACAGATGGAAGAAGTACAGGCAGAACTTATAGATGGCACAGACCTTGAACAAGTAGAATACCAAAGTGTTGATcaaggagaaacagaagaaaaggatcCTAATCAAGCAGATGATGCAGATAAGGAACATCATGAGCAAGCTGAAGACTTAAAAACACAACAATTAGTGGACACACAAAATGCAAAAGTGGATGACTAG